GTCCGCCTTCCACGGACCGGGCGAACCCCTTTCCCGAGCCGCCCTCTCAGGGCCGTCGTTCGCGCCAGGCCCGCGCCGCCACCCTGACGGGGAGCGCGGCGGTGACGACAGCGCCGAGCGCGATCAGCAGCGGCGACGACAGGGCCGTCCCGACCACGATGCCCAGCAGACCGAGCACGTAGGTCCCGACCAGGACCGCGCCGAGCAGCACCCTCCTGGGAACCCGCAACACCGCCCGCCCGCGGGTGAGCCGCGCCGCGAAGCGGGGGTCGTCATCGGCCAACTGCTGCTGGATCTGCGCCAACGCGCGCTGCTCGTGCTCCCTCAGCCCCATCGTCGCAATCACCTCCGCGTCGTCGCGTCCTGGTCGGCTTGGCTGCACCAGTGTCACCGGTGATGCGACTGTCCTGCTACCGCACGGTTGCTCTGACCGCTCCGACCGGGTGAGGCGACGCCGCGGTCGCGGTGTCGGCGGAAGGGGAGCCCGGCTGTGCCGGGAAGCGCGCCGGCTCGTCAGCGGGACTCGGCTCGGCACCCGGTCAAGGCGGCCACCAGGCCGCGCAGGGACGTGGTCGCCAGCCCGATGGTCGAGTCGCTCGCGCCGTAGGGGATCACCAGCGTGTCGCCGTGCGGCAGGCCGCCGCAGGAGTAGACGACGTTGGGCACGTAGCCGTCGCGCTCGTCGGCGGCGGGCAGCAGCAGCGGTTCGGGCAGGGTCGCCAGCACCCGTTCGGGGTGGTCCAGGTCGAGCAGCATCGCGCCCATCGAGTAGACCCGCATCGGGCCGACCCCGTGGGTCAGCACGAGCCAGCCCTCGGGGGTCTCGATCGGCGAGCCGCAGTTGCCGACCTGGACGAGGTCCCAGTCCTTGCCGGGCGTCTCCACGGGCCGCGGCTCGTTCCACTTCGCGATGTCGTCCGAACTCACCACGGCCGTGCTCTCCCCGTCGCCGCGCGACAGCGCGACGAACCGGCCCCCGATCTTCCTGGGGAACAGCGCCACACCCTTGTTGCGCGCGGCCGAACCGGTCATCTGCGTGACCCGGAAGGTGCGGAAGTCATCGGTCTGCAACAGCTGCGGCGCGACACCGGCGCCGTCGAACGCCGTGTAGGTGGCGTAATAGGTCTGGCCACCACCGTCGTCGGTGAAGCGCACGAACCTGGCGTCCTCCATCCCCTGGCGCTCGGACGGACCGGTCGGCCAGAGCAGCCGGCCGCTGACGACGGTGTCGCCGGGGAACTCCGAGGTGTAGTTGCACGCGGCGATCCACCGGATCAGCTCGACGGTCCGGTGCGCCTCCTGGCGAGCGACGAGCCGCGGGTGCAGGTCGGCCAGCACCACGTCCAGTTCGGCGTCGGTGAACCGCGCGGGCAGCCACCGGTTCAGCACGGCGGAGACCTCGTCGTCGTGGCCGAGCTCGGCGAGCTTGCCCAGGAAGAGGGCTTTCTCGTGCACCGAGTCCCTGCGCAGTCCCGTGGTGGTGACATCCGGGGGTGGCTCGACGGTGATCGCGCCCCCGGGTCCGACCACGCCGGTCCGGAAGCCGATCGACGACAGGTGGCCCTCGCCGATCCCGCGGACGCTCAGCACGAACCTCAAGTGCCCCGGCGCCAACCCGTCCTGGTCCGGGTGCGCGACCATGGAGGGGTTGCACAGCGCGGCGCCCTCGACGGCGTACTCGTGCGTGAAGTACGCGCCGATGAGCAGTCGGCGGGACTCGGACAGCTCGACGCCCGCCGGGAAGCGGTGGCTGACGCTCGCGAAGTGGTCGGCGAAGGTCGCCCGGACGTCGCGGTGCCGATCCTCGAACAGGCGGACCGTGCGGGTCAGCGCCGCGGACACGGTCTCCTCGTCCAAGGCCATCACGCGCCGGATCACGGCCGCGGACCGCGACTCGTGCTCGGGCCGCTCCTCTCCCGGGACGAACAGCTTGGTGATGACCCGGCGGGAATCCGGTCGAAGTCGCAGCGAGGTGCGGGTGACCAGGGCGTTCACCCGGCGCTCCCCACCAGGGTGCGGCCGTGTTGCAGCGTGGAGATCAGCGCCAAGGTCGACTCGGCGCCCTGGTTGCCGTTGCGCCCACCGGGCACCAGCGCGTCGTGACCGCCGCCGGTCTCCGGGTCGTGCAGGGGCACGCGGACGTCGTTGTCGCCGTCGAACCACGCGACCGCGCGGCGGACACCGGTGAGCCACGCCCGGTCACCGGTCACCCGGTGCGCACGGGCGCAGGCGTCGGCGAGCGCCGCGACCTCGATGGGTTGCTGGTCGAACGCCGGACGGGGTTCGCCGACGCGCCAACCGCGGGTCGGGGTCGGCGAGATGTGGCCGTCGCGCGACTCGACGGTCAGCAGCCAGTCCAGCAGCCGCAGCCCGTTGTCGCGGATCGTGCGGTCCCCGAGGAGGTGACCCGCGGCGATCAGGGCCTCGGGCAGCACGGCGTTGGCGTAGAAGAGCCGGTGTTCGGGCCACGGCCAGTCCGGCACGTCGGAGGGCTCGCCGACGTACGAGGCGATGTCACCGAGCAGCTTGGCAGCGGGGGAGTGGTCGGGGTGGGCGCCGAGCACTTCGGCGGCGCCGAGCGCGGCGAAGGCCATCGAGCGCACCGACGGCGGCCGGTGGTGGGCACTCGCCTCGAAACGGGCCAGGGCGGCCGTGCGGATCCAGGGCACCGGGCACCGGGCAGCCGCGGTGCCCAGCCCCCACAGCGCACGTCCCCACCAGTCGCCGCACCCCGGTTCGTCCTGCCACCCGCGGTCGGGGCCGAGCCGGTTGTGGAAGCGCCCGTCATCGGTCTGCGCGTGCGCGGTGAAGGCGAGGTAGCGCTCCACCAGGACGACCAGGTCGGCCGGCAGCTCCGGCTCGCGGCACAGGACGACCAGGCCGCGCGCGACGTCGTCCAGGCAGTAGCCGTGCTCCCTGCGGGGCAGCGGCCCGTCGGCGTGCTCGTGCAGACCCGTGTCGTCGCTGAGCCGGAGCAGGTGGGCGAAGCTCGGGCCGGTCACGTGGTCACGACGACGCGGGCGGCGAGCAGGTCATCCGCCAGGCCCCGGTACCGGTTCGCGACCGCGGTCCAGCTCAGCGCGGGGGCGAGGCTCGCCGAGCGGTGGCTCATCCCGGCCGCGAGTCCCGGTTCGGTCAGCACCCGCCGCAGCGCCGCGGCGATGGCGGCCGGGTCGCGGTGGGGCACCAGCAGCCCGGCCCCGTCCGCCAGCAGCTCGACGGCGTGCGGGAACTCGGTCGCGACCACCGGTTTGCGAGCGGCCAGGGCTTCGACCAGGACGCCGGAGGTGACCTGCTCGGACGAGTCGTAGGGGAGCAGGACGACGTCGGCGCGGCCGACCAGCTCCGCCAGCGAGTCCACCTCGCGGTAGGTCGGGTCGAACTCGACCAGGTCCGCGACGCCGCACGCGATGGCGCGGTTGCGCAGGTTCCTGCGGTAGTCCTCGCCCTCGTGCGCCAGCACCTTGGGGTGGGTCTGGCCGGCCACCAGGTAACGCGGCTTCAGGTCGCGCAGCGCACCCAGCGCGGAGATGGCCCACTCGACGCCCTTGCCTCGCCCCAGCAGACCCCAGGTGAGGATCAACGGCCTGTCGGTGGACGGTGGGCGAGCGGGTGGCTCGACGGGAAGCGCGCCGTGCGGGATCACGGCGACCTCGTCGGGCCGCTCGACGGCGTAGCCGTCCACGAGTCGGCGGCGCGCGGCCTCGGACATGGTCACCACGGCGTCGGCGTGCCCGACGACCTCGTCCAGCACCTGGCGCTGGCCGGGCGTGGGCGCCGTGAGCACCGTGTGCAGCACGACGATCACAGGCACCCTCAGCCGGGCGAGCACGCCGAGCACGTCCTCGCCGTCACGACCGGCGTAGATCCCGTACTCGTGCTGGACCACGACCACGTCGCAGCCGTTGAGCGCTTCGGCGGCGGTCTCGACCGCGCCGGGAGCCATCTGGTGCGCCACCGCGGTCCCTTCCGCGACCGCGGGTTCGTGGTCCGCTTCGGAGAGGACGCGGACCACCCGTCCCTCGCTGCCCGGCGTCACCGCGGTCAGGTGGTGCAGCAGGGCGGCGGTGAACGTGGCCAGTCCGCACTGCGTGGGCGGGTACGTGCTCAGGAAACCGTAGGTGCGGGACATCCAAGCCTTCCGGGTGGGTGGAGCGTGGTTCGGCGCCGCACGACGGGATCACGTCGTGCGGCGCCGGTCAGGGGGAGGACTGCCGCGGAGGTCCGTCAGCGGACCGTCAGCGCAGGTTCTCCGGGATGCGGTCCAGCGCGTGCAGGACGTGCACGGCGAGGTCCCGCGCGTCCTTCCGGCTGAGCTCGGAGTGCGCTGACAGCGCTTCCCGCACCAGTTCGATCCTGCGCTCGTACAAGGACAGGTAGGTCGGTGTCGTCATGAGGTGCGCCTGTTCGTCTGCTCGGGGACCCGGCCGCCGTCCGCTTCCCAGCTCAGGAGTGCGATGTGGGCCAGGTCGGTCGCGTGCCGTGCCGGTGCGGTCGTGCTGACGCCCGCGGTGAGCAGGTCGTCCGCGGTCTGGGCGTTGTCGCGATCCGCCGCGAGCGCCATGGCCCGGTGCGCGGCGGCCGGATCGGTGTCCGATGGCACGACGAGCAGCGTGAGGCGGTGCCCGTCCGCCGCGACCAGGTCCACGGTGTGCGCGGGTCGTGAGTTGAACCCGTCGAGCCGGACCTGGCGGCTGTCGGCGGTGACGCTGCGGGGCGCGGAGCTCCACTCGGAGAGGTTGTAGCTCACCCGCAGGACGTCGCCCAGCCGGACCGCCGGCACCGCGAGCAACGCGGGGAGTTCGGTGACGAGGTCCCGGGAACGCGGCCACCAAGCGCCGTCGACGTGCCCCGTGGTGGTGAGCGCCTTCGGCCGCAGCCGCAGTCGCCGGGGGTGCGGAGGCCGCTCGGTGACCGCGGTGGCCGGCGGGACGATGAGGAGGTGGGGTGCCGACGTCATGCCGGACTCCCGTCTCCGGCCGGGAAAAGGCCGGTTTCGATTTTCACCGAGTACGACATGGGCTTGACCGCCCGTGTGCGGGATGTCCTCGACAACTGGATCCTACACCCATTCGGTCATGATCGACCGGAATTTTGCCGAGTGTTTTCCGACGTGGCCGTTCGCGGTCGACGAAATATCCGAAAAAACACCGGACGTTCCGGTCCGGCGTCACGGCGGCCGGCGCGCGACCATCGGACCCGGTCGCGCGCCGACCTCGTTTCAGCAGGTCGGTCGGAGTGGAGGACGCCGAGATCGCCCGGCGGAACTCATCGCGGACCGCGTTGTG
This genomic window from Saccharothrix sp. HUAS TT1 contains:
- a CDS encoding DUF6307 family protein, whose translation is MTTPTYLSLYERRIELVREALSAHSELSRKDARDLAVHVLHALDRIPENLR
- a CDS encoding glycoside hydrolase family 130 protein, which encodes MNALVTRTSLRLRPDSRRVITKLFVPGEERPEHESRSAAVIRRVMALDEETVSAALTRTVRLFEDRHRDVRATFADHFASVSHRFPAGVELSESRRLLIGAYFTHEYAVEGAALCNPSMVAHPDQDGLAPGHLRFVLSVRGIGEGHLSSIGFRTGVVGPGGAITVEPPPDVTTTGLRRDSVHEKALFLGKLAELGHDDEVSAVLNRWLPARFTDAELDVVLADLHPRLVARQEAHRTVELIRWIAACNYTSEFPGDTVVSGRLLWPTGPSERQGMEDARFVRFTDDGGGQTYYATYTAFDGAGVAPQLLQTDDFRTFRVTQMTGSAARNKGVALFPRKIGGRFVALSRGDGESTAVVSSDDIAKWNEPRPVETPGKDWDLVQVGNCGSPIETPEGWLVLTHGVGPMRVYSMGAMLLDLDHPERVLATLPEPLLLPAADERDGYVPNVVYSCGGLPHGDTLVIPYGASDSTIGLATTSLRGLVAALTGCRAESR
- a CDS encoding DUF5994 family protein; the protein is MTSAPHLLIVPPATAVTERPPHPRRLRLRPKALTTTGHVDGAWWPRSRDLVTELPALLAVPAVRLGDVLRVSYNLSEWSSAPRSVTADSRQVRLDGFNSRPAHTVDLVAADGHRLTLLVVPSDTDPAAAHRAMALAADRDNAQTADDLLTAGVSTTAPARHATDLAHIALLSWEADGGRVPEQTNRRTS
- a CDS encoding glycosyltransferase; the protein is MSRTYGFLSTYPPTQCGLATFTAALLHHLTAVTPGSEGRVVRVLSEADHEPAVAEGTAVAHQMAPGAVETAAEALNGCDVVVVQHEYGIYAGRDGEDVLGVLARLRVPVIVVLHTVLTAPTPGQRQVLDEVVGHADAVVTMSEAARRRLVDGYAVERPDEVAVIPHGALPVEPPARPPSTDRPLILTWGLLGRGKGVEWAISALGALRDLKPRYLVAGQTHPKVLAHEGEDYRRNLRNRAIACGVADLVEFDPTYREVDSLAELVGRADVVLLPYDSSEQVTSGVLVEALAARKPVVATEFPHAVELLADGAGLLVPHRDPAAIAAALRRVLTEPGLAAGMSHRSASLAPALSWTAVANRYRGLADDLLAARVVVTT
- a CDS encoding DUF3040 domain-containing protein — encoded protein: MGLREHEQRALAQIQQQLADDDPRFAARLTRGRAVLRVPRRVLLGAVLVGTYVLGLLGIVVGTALSSPLLIALGAVVTAALPVRVAARAWRERRP